The DNA region GGCCCGACCGCAACGCGCAAGCCGCTGCCGGAGGGCAATGTCGATCCGTTCGGGTTGGCGAAGCGGTGCCGGAAGCCGATCGTCACCGCCGTGCAGGGCATCGTGTTCACGGTCGGCATCGAGATGATGCTGGCCGGCGACATCGTCGTTGCCGCGGATAACTCCCGCTTCTGCCAGATGGAAGCCAAGCGCGGCATCGCACCGCTGGCCGGTGCGCATTTCCGCTACATCAGCCGCGCCGGCTGGGGCGATGCGATGTACCACCTGCTGCTGTGCGACGAGTTCTCGGCGGCGGAGGCGCACCGGATCGGTCTCGTGCAGGAGGTCGTGCCGGCAGGGCAGCAGATCGAGCGCGCGATGGCGCTGGCCGCGATCATCGCAGGCAACGCGCCACTCGGCATCCAGGTCACCAAGGAGGCGGGTCGCAAGTTCATCGAACCCGGCGAGCAGGCCGCGATCGCGGTCATTCCAGAGATCCGTAAGCGCGTGCTCAACACCGCCGACGCGGCCGAGGGCATCAAATCGTTCGTCGAGCGCCGCGCCGCCGTCTTCCAGGGCCGCTGATCGAAACGGCACTGCGCGCGGCGCGCTCGTCGCGCTGCAACGGCGTTCACGATACGTGCACCTGCGGTTGTGGCCATGATGTCGCAACCACTCAATTTAGATCGCGACGATGCCGTGATGACTCTTGTCGAGATTCGTCGAATCAGGGAGATTCGATTCCATTCCACGTCAAGCCAACTTTCACTTAGTCAATTTTCGTCCTGCTTTGACTCAAGCGTCCGGTCTGGAATCGCATGACAAACGCACGTGTAATTGTCGTAGGAAACAACAAGGGCGGCTCGGGCAAATCGACAATTGCCATGCATGTCGCCATCGCATTGATCAAGGCGGGTCAGCGTGTCGCCACCATTGATCTCGACAACAAGCAGAAGACGCTGACCCACTACGTCGACAACCGGCGGGACTGGGCGCGAGAGACTTCGCAGGAGCTCGGCATCCCGACGCATATGTGCTTCGAGACGCTGGGCGGCAGGGGCAGCGAGGTCGAGACGCTCGGACGCAGCGCGCTCGCCGAGATTGTCGAGCGGCTCAGCCGCTCCCACGATTTTGTCGTCATCGACTGCCCCGGTCACGATACCTATCTGACCTCGTTCACGCATTCGCTGGCGAATACGCTGATCACGCCGCTCAACGACAGCTTCCTCGATTTCGACGTGCTCGGCACCGTCGATCCGAGCGACTTCAGGGTGACCGGCATCAGCCATTATTCGAGCATGGTGGAGACGGCGCGCCGCGAGCGCAGCGGCCACGACCAGCCGGCGTTCGAGTGGGTGGTGCTGCGCAATCGCCTGTCGATGCTCGGCTCGCGCAACAAGCGTCTGGTCGGCGAGGCCCTCAGCGAGCTGTCGAAGACGCTGAACTTCCGCCTGGTCGACGGATTGGCCGAGCGGGTGATCTTCCGCGAATTCTATCCGCGCGGGCTCACGGCCCTCGATGACATCAGCCAGCTCGCGCCGGCTGCGCGACCGACCATGTCGCATGTCACCGCGCGCCTCGAGATGGAGCGGCTGATGACCGCGATCATGCTCGGCCATCTGGTTGCGCGGCCGGCCGAGCCATCCGACGCCAGCCGCGACGCGGCGTAAGATACCCGAGCGCTACCGGCAATTGGCGTTGCCGGCGTCGGCAACGACCAGGAAGGTGATCGTTGCCGGCGCGAAGGTGATCGTTCCGGCTGCGGACGCCTTGCCTGCGACCTCAGGGATCTGGTCTGCGTCCGCAAGCGCCAGCGTCTTGCCATTGAGCTGAACCGTGCCGTCCTCGGGCGCTGCGCTCGCGAGCGTGTAGCGTTGCGCAGCGGCCGGCAGCGCGAAAGCGCGCGGCGCCTCGCGATCATTGTTGATGACGAGCAGGGTAACCGCGCCCGGCACGCCCCGCGCGCAATGGGCATAGACATGGAGATTGGGCCGCGGCGCGAGGCCCGCATCCAGCACGGTCGTTCCCATCAAGCGCCGCCACAGCAGCGCGGCCCAATAGTTCGGCCGCGGCAAATGGGTTCGCTCGTCGAGCAGGCCATAGTCGCTGGCGGCGAGCGTGTTGTGCATCACCACCGCGACGCCCGTCTTTGCCAGCCGTCCGAGCTGGTCGAGATAACGGAACGTATCGACGAAGCTCGCGGCCCAGCGATTGCCGCCGCAGGCGGTCTCCGCAGTCTCCGTCAGCCAGATCGGCTTGCCCGGCGCGAGGCGATCGCGCAGCGCCTGATAGAAGGCGAGGGTCTTGTCGGTTCGGGCCAACCATTCGTCCGATAGCGCGATCGCCGGCGTGCGATCGCCGTCGCAGCGCGCCGAGAGCGCGCCGTAGTGATGATAGGAGATCGCATCGACGCCTCGCGCCGTCGCGGTGAGAAGGGCTGCGGCATCCGCGCCGGTGCTGGCCGTGCTCGGGCCGAGGATCATCACGCTGGGCGCCGCGCGCTGCATGAAGGCGCGAAACGCGGCGGTGTCGCGGCCATAGGCCGCAGCGTCGTAGCCCTCCGGCGCGCTGCCGATCGCCGGAAGATCAGGCTCGTTCATGAATTCGGCTGCGGCGATATCCCCACCGATCGATTGCGTGAAGGCGAGCAGGCGTTCGGCCTGCTGCGGCGTCCAGCGCCCAGCCGCGTCACGCGTGCCGGCGCTGATCGCAAATGACGTCACGATTGGCGCGTCGACGGCGTGTGAGAAGTCGATCACGCTTCGCCATTGTTGCCGGCTCAGGACGCCCTTGAATCCCGCCGGCGGTGTGGCTGGGGGCGTATCGGAATCCGCAAAGAAGGTGCTGTTGGCCCAGGTCCCGCTGACGCGCAAATAGGCCGGCGCGAGGGCCGCGGCGAGCTTGCGCAGCCTGCCATCGCCGAGATCGATCGGGGCGCGCATCGCGAAGCGGTCGGCTTTTGTATCGGTTGCGGCATAGGGCTTCCAGAAACGGCCGCCGGTCACCTCGACCATCTCGATGTTGTAGGACTGGAAGCGCGGGTCGATGGTCGCAACACGCGGCATGGTGTTAAGCGCGAGCTCTGCAGCGGGCGCGTTAGTGCAAACGAAAATCGACGTCGTTGAGGCAACGACCCATGCGAGGCAACGTAAGGTGAGCACGCGGCTCAGGCTCCCTCCCCCCTTGCGGGGGAGGGTTGGGGAGAGGGGTGAGCCCCGGGCGAGATGAGTGACGGGACCGTCACCTTGGCAATCCTGATGCATCACTGAAATCATATCGAGAGAGCACGTCGTGTGGCACCCCTCTCCCTAACCCTCCCCCGCAAGGGGGGAGGGAACCCTTCCGTCTGTGCCTTCCTTACGTGTCGTGCGGCTCACGCCCGCGCCGGCATCACCGCAGGCAGTTCATCCGCCGTCGTGTTGTCGGCCGCGATATTCTCTTGATAGGTCTCCGGGCCGATCCAGATCGCGACGACGGTGCAGGCGGAGAGGAACATCGCGTAGCAGGCGACCGGCCACCAGGTGCCGTAGGCTGCGACCAGCGCAGTCGCGACGAACGGGGCCGGGCCGCCCGAGAGCAGCGAGCCGAGCTCGCGCGCGAAGGCGAAGCCGGCGAAGCGGCGCTGCGGCGGGAACAGCTCGGCGAAATAAGCCGCTTGCGGCCCGAACATCGCCGCCGTCACCACCGCGCGGGCGAGGATGAAGGCGAGCGCGATCATGATCCACTGCTTGGTGCCGACCATCCAGAAGAACGGGAACGACAGCGCCACGCCGGCCAGCGCGCCGAACATGTAGACCGGCCGCCGCCCGATCCGATCCGATAGCGCCGCGAAGCCGAGGATCGCGAACAGCTCGACCGTGAACGCCAGCATCAGCGCGCTGAGCGCATCGGCCTTTGGCACGCCCAGCGTGGTGATGATGTAGCTCAGGCCGAACACCGGGAAGAAATAGCCGAGCCCGTTCTCGGCCATCCGCGCCCCGAGCACGACGAAGAAATTGCGCGGATGCCGCCGCAACGCTTCCATCGCGGGGTTGCTCTCGATCTTGCCGCGCTTGACCACCGCTTCGGTATAGACGGGCGTCTCGGTGACGCGCAGGCGGACGAGGATACCGACCACGATCAGCAGGAAGCTCGCCAGGAAGGGCAGGCGCCAGCCCCAGTCCATCAGATCCTCGCGCGGCAGCGTCGTCACCAGCGCGAAGGCGCCGGCCGCGAGCAGGTTGCCGACGGAGACGCCGAGCGGCGCGAAGCCGCCCCAGAAGCCGCGATGCTTCGGCGGGGCATTCTCGACCAGATAGATCACCGCGCCGCCATATTCGGCACCGGCGCCGAGGCCCTGGATGACGCGCATCGCAACGAGCAGGACCGGCGCCCAGATGCCGATCTGCGCGTAGGTCGGCAGCACGCCGATCGCGGTGGTGCCGATGCCGATCATCAGCAATGTTGCGACCAGCACCGGCTTGCGGCCATAGCGATCGCCGAGGATGCCGAACAGGAGGCCGCCGAACGGCCGCACCACGAAGCCGACCCCGAAAGTCAGGAACGACAGCAGCGTGCCGACGACCGGATCGCTCTTCGGGAAGAACAGCTCGCCGAACACCAGCGCCGCGGCGGTGCCGTAGAGGAAGAAGTCATACCATTCGAGCGCGGAGCCGACGCTTGCGGCCAGGATCACGCGCAGGCGCGCCCTGGCGCCATTTGCCATCTCGGTCATTCGTTTCCCCGTTATGTATGTTTTTATGGTCGTTTTGTTTGAGCATGATCTATTCGGAAAACCGGTGCCCACTTTTCCGGATCATGCTCGAAGCTGCGATGCCCGCTGGCGTTGGCCGCGGGTATCGTCGTCGGTGGTTACGCAGCGCGCGTAAAATAGGATTTCTTCGACGCCGACTGGGTCTCGTAGATCGAGCCCTGCCGCTTCGCCGGCGGCAGCGGCATCCGCACCGGCACGTCGGTGAGCCGCGGCGTGAGGACCGGCGGCCCCGCCAGCAGGCGGCTGTTGAACTCGTCAAAATCCTTGACGCCCATCAGCGGCCAGGCGTCGCTGGCGGCGACTTCGTAGAGCAAGAGGTTGCGCGGCCGGTTCGAGGTGTTGGTCGCAGAGCCGTGCAGCGCGCGCACATGGTGGAACGACATGCTGCCGGCCTTGCCCATGCAGGGCACCGCGCGCTCGATCTCGGGCTGGATCTGATCGGGGTCGATCAGGCCGGCGAAGTGGCCGTCGTCGCCGTGATGGTCCCACATCGTGTCGCCGGTGTGCGAGCGCGGCGTCACCAGCATCGGGCCGTTCTCGAGATCGCAGTCGTCGAGCAGCACGCCGATGGCAAGGATGTCGTCATTGGTGTGCGGATAGAACGCCCAGTCCTGATGCCACTCGACCGGCGAGCCGTACTGCGCCGACTTCATGTTGAGTTTCGAGCCGTGCAGGCGAAGGCTGGGGCCGATCAGCCTGGTGAGGATCGAGATCACGGCCTCGCTGCGCACGATCTCGTCGAAGATCGGATGCACTTTTTGCGGCGCCTTGATGCGGCGGACGCGCGGGGTCTCCGGCGTATGGCCGGGCTCGAGATCGTAGACGTCGTTATGTTCGGTCACGTTGGCCGCGCCGGCGACCAGCTCCGCGAGCACCGTGCGCACCGTCGCGAGCGTCTCCTGGTCGAGCACCTCGGGGACCACGATCACCCCGTCGCGCTTGTAGGCCTCCACCTGCTGGTCCGAAATCATGCTGTTTTTCTCCCTTCCATTGATCGCATTGGCGCTATGTTAGCGCTAACATTCGGTCATGCTAGCGCTAACATCATGGCTTGGCAACCCGGAATCGTGCACCCTCCGTCCATGAGCTCCGAATTGCCCGCCCCCCAAACCGGCCCGGCCGAGGCCGTGCCGACGCTGTCGGCGGTGGCCAAGCGCGCCGGGGTCTCCTCGATCACGGTGAGCCGAGTGGTGCGGATGCCCGACCTGGTCGCGCCGGAGACCCGCGCCCGGGTCGAGCTCGCGATGCGCGAGCTCGGCTATGTGCCGAACCTGGTGGCCGGCGCGCTGGCCAGCGCACGGACCAATTCGGTCGGCGTGCTGGTGCCGACCATCGCCAATTCGATCTTCGCCGACACCGTGCAGGGGCTGTCCGACAAGCTCGAGCCGCTCGGGTTCTCCGTGATCCTGGCGCAGTCGCGCTACGACGCTGTACGCGAGGATCGCATGCTGGCGGCGCTGCTGTCGCGGCGGCCGGAGGCGATCATCATGGTCGGCTCGCCCGCGACCGAGGAGGGCAGCCGCCTGTTGCGCAATGCGCGGATCCCGATCGTCGAGACCTGGGAGCTGCCTGCGATGCCGGTCGACGCGGTTGCGGGGTTCGACAATTACAAGGCCGGCACCGCGGTCGCCAAACATCTCGTCGCGCAGGGACGCCGGCAGCTCGCCTTCATCGGCGGCGACGATCCGCGCGCGACGCGGCGCTGGCTCGGTTTCAGGGAAGAGATTGTGGCCAGCGGCCTTGCCGAGCCGCGCCGGCTGATCCTCGACCGCAATGCCTCGGGCAGCGTCGTGGCGCATGCGCGTCTGCCGGGCGTCGATGCGGTGTTCGCCGCCAACGATGCGCATGCGATCGGCTTCATGGCGGGGCTGCGCAACGCCGGCCTGCTGCGCGACGGGCCGGCGTCAGCCCAACCGGTCGCCGTGATCGGGCTCGGCGATCTCGAGATGGGCCGGCTGATCTCGCCGACGCTGAGCACGATCAGCGTGCATGGCGACGCGATCGGCCGTACCGCGGCGACGCTGACCCTGGAGCGCGGCGGCGAGCGCCGCATCGATCTCGGCTTCGAGCTGGTGCTGCGCGACAGCGGCTAGCGCATGATCCGGAAAAGTGTGAAGCGGTTTTCCGAAAAGATCATGCTCAAACAAAGAGCTAAAGCGCGATGACGATTCAACCCAATCTCATCGCGCTTTAGCGTGCGCCTCGCCGCCACCGGTCGACGCCGGCCAACAGCGCGGCGACCAGACATCCAGTGACGATGCCGAACGTCAGGTCCTCGAATACGGTCAGGCCAAACGTCGGGATCAGCACCGCGGCGCTGCGCCAATCCGTGATCAGATGCAGGAACGCCTCTTTCTCCGCCATGTACCAGCAGACCACGACCAGCACGCCGGCCAGCGCCGAGAGCGGGATGTAGCTCGCAAGCGGTGCGGCAAGGATCATGAACGACAGCAGGAAGGCCGAATGCATCATGCCCGAGAGCGGGCTGCGCGCTCCGGCGCGGATGTTGGTCGCGGTGCGCGCGATCGTGCCGGTGACGCTGATTCCGCCGAACAGGGCGGACGCGATATTGGCGATGCCTTGCGCCACCAGCTCCATGTTGGAGCGGTGCTTGCGGCCGGTCATGCCGTCGGCGACCTTGGCCGAGAGCAGGCTTTCGACGCCGCCGAGCAGCGTGAAGGAAAGTGCCGACGGCAGGATCTGCAGCAGCAGACCTGACGAGATCCCGGGTAGATGCGGCACCGGCAGGCCGCGGGGAATCTCGCCGAAGCGGCTGCCGATGGTTTCGACCGGCAGATGCAGGGCGAGCGCTGCGATCGCGGCCAGCACGATCGCGATCAGCATCGCCGGCCATGCCGGCCGCCAGGCGCGCAGCGCGAAGATCAGCGCGGCCGAGCCGGCACCGACCGCGAGCGCCGGCCAGTTCAGCGTCGGCAGCGCATGGCCGAGGGCTGCAAGCTTGGGCAGAAACGGGCCGGGCTCTGCGCCTGCCAGGGTCAGTCCGCCGAGGTCGCGCAGCTGGCTCGCCAGGATGGTCACCGCGATGCCGCAGGTGAAGCCGACGGTCACCGGATGCGGGATGTAGCGGATCAGCGATCCCAGTCCCGACGCGCCGATCAGCGTCAGCAGCAGGCCGGACACCAGCACGGCGAGCACCAGGCCCTCGATCCCGAACTGCGCGACGGTTGCCGCGACCAGCACGATGAACGCGCCGGCCGGTCCGCCGATCTGAAACCGGCTGCCGCCGAGCGCCGAGACCAGGAAGCCGCCGACGATCGCCGTGAACAGTCCGCGCTCCGGCGTCACGCCCGAGGCCACCGCGATCGCCATCGACAGCGGCAGCGCCACCACCGCGACCGTCAACCCGGCGATGACATCGTGCCGGAACGCGGCGAGGCCGTAACCTTCGGTCAGCGTGGTGACGAGCTTGGGGCGATAGAGATGTGCCGTGGAAGAACCGTCAGGCATGCGTGTCACCGCGTGGACAGATTTTGAAGCGAGGCCGGCCCGCGCTGCGGGCTGCGGGACGAGGATGCAAAGGTGGGCGGCTGGAGGTCATCCGGCGATCTTCCGGTAGACCGCCGCGGCCTGGCGCAGCAGCTGGCTCTTGCGCTTGCGCTCATGCTCCTTGCGGCGCTTCGCCTTGCGGCGGCGCTTCTGCAGCTCGCGCTCGTCGGCGTTCTCGACGAGCTCGCGGCGAACCTCGTCGTCGTTCAACTCGCCGAGCAGCTGCTGTCCCTTGCGCAGATGCTTCAGCACGGTCCGCCACGACGCGTAGACATCTTCGGGCAGGCCGCCTTCGGAGAATTCGATGGCATAGCGCAACCGCTTGCTGGCGAGCCTGACGCGGTGCCGCTTGGTCTTGCCCATGCCCTGCAGCCCGCGGCTCTTGCGGCGCAGCTTCTCGTGCCAGCGCGCCAGTCGCTGCGCATGAAACGCCGCCACCGGCACGGCCCGCCGCTGCGCGGCGTGGCGGTCCTGGCGCGCGGTCCAGGGGCCGCTGCCGACCCAGTCCCACATGCCCTCGAACCATTGCCGGTAACGCTCGCTCTGCAGCGCCTCCTTCAGCGCCTCGAAGGCATCGGCCCGCGCCGTCCTGAACATCGGCTCTTCGGGCGAGCCCTTGCTGTTGTCGATCGCGACGTCGAGATCGCGCGTTGCGCCGAGATGGGCGCTCAGCCATTTCAGCTCGGTGCGCAGCCGCGTCCATTCGGTATCCGCCACCATCGGGCCGTAGAAGGCGATCGTGGCCTTCAGCCGCGTCAGCGCGATGCGGGTGTGGTGGAGCGCGGTGGGGTCGCCGGCCTGGACACCCGGATGATTGGTCGCGACCTCCTCGAGACAGTCCGACAGGATCAGCCGAAACGCGGTTTCGCAACGCATGGCCTGGCTCAGTTGGCGCGGCCGTTTCGGGCGGACAGCACGCTCCTTGGCCGGACTTGCCGCTAACGTCATCACTCTCTCTTGAACCTAAATCGGTAAGCCAAGTCGGGTAAGCCAAGTCGGTAAGCAAGTCGGCACCGCAGCGCAACACGCGGCATCCCAGGCGGGAACATTTCCCGTTTGATCGATCCGGATC from Bradyrhizobium genosp. L includes:
- a CDS encoding crotonase/enoyl-CoA hydratase family protein, giving the protein MSGSASEGRVRHERHDRILKVVIDNPAKKNAFSPDMMEQLSDALTLLDDDDSLWVGVLCAAGDSFTAGLDMPKFFGPTATRKPLPEGNVDPFGLAKRCRKPIVTAVQGIVFTVGIEMMLAGDIVVAADNSRFCQMEAKRGIAPLAGAHFRYISRAGWGDAMYHLLLCDEFSAAEAHRIGLVQEVVPAGQQIERAMALAAIIAGNAPLGIQVTKEAGRKFIEPGEQAAIAVIPEIRKRVLNTADAAEGIKSFVERRAAVFQGR
- a CDS encoding division plane positioning ATPase MipZ; this encodes MHVAIALIKAGQRVATIDLDNKQKTLTHYVDNRRDWARETSQELGIPTHMCFETLGGRGSEVETLGRSALAEIVERLSRSHDFVVIDCPGHDTYLTSFTHSLANTLITPLNDSFLDFDVLGTVDPSDFRVTGISHYSSMVETARRERSGHDQPAFEWVVLRNRLSMLGSRNKRLVGEALSELSKTLNFRLVDGLAERVIFREFYPRGLTALDDISQLAPAARPTMSHVTARLEMERLMTAIMLGHLVARPAEPSDASRDAA
- a CDS encoding MFS transporter, with the protein product MTEMANGARARLRVILAASVGSALEWYDFFLYGTAAALVFGELFFPKSDPVVGTLLSFLTFGVGFVVRPFGGLLFGILGDRYGRKPVLVATLLMIGIGTTAIGVLPTYAQIGIWAPVLLVAMRVIQGLGAGAEYGGAVIYLVENAPPKHRGFWGGFAPLGVSVGNLLAAGAFALVTTLPREDLMDWGWRLPFLASFLLIVVGILVRLRVTETPVYTEAVVKRGKIESNPAMEALRRHPRNFFVVLGARMAENGLGYFFPVFGLSYIITTLGVPKADALSALMLAFTVELFAILGFAALSDRIGRRPVYMFGALAGVALSFPFFWMVGTKQWIMIALAFILARAVVTAAMFGPQAAYFAELFPPQRRFAGFAFARELGSLLSGGPAPFVATALVAAYGTWWPVACYAMFLSACTVVAIWIGPETYQENIAADNTTADELPAVMPARA
- a CDS encoding phytanoyl-CoA dioxygenase family protein, coding for MISDQQVEAYKRDGVIVVPEVLDQETLATVRTVLAELVAGAANVTEHNDVYDLEPGHTPETPRVRRIKAPQKVHPIFDEIVRSEAVISILTRLIGPSLRLHGSKLNMKSAQYGSPVEWHQDWAFYPHTNDDILAIGVLLDDCDLENGPMLVTPRSHTGDTMWDHHGDDGHFAGLIDPDQIQPEIERAVPCMGKAGSMSFHHVRALHGSATNTSNRPRNLLLYEVAASDAWPLMGVKDFDEFNSRLLAGPPVLTPRLTDVPVRMPLPPAKRQGSIYETQSASKKSYFTRAA
- a CDS encoding LacI family DNA-binding transcriptional regulator, which encodes MPAPQTGPAEAVPTLSAVAKRAGVSSITVSRVVRMPDLVAPETRARVELAMRELGYVPNLVAGALASARTNSVGVLVPTIANSIFADTVQGLSDKLEPLGFSVILAQSRYDAVREDRMLAALLSRRPEAIIMVGSPATEEGSRLLRNARIPIVETWELPAMPVDAVAGFDNYKAGTAVAKHLVAQGRRQLAFIGGDDPRATRRWLGFREEIVASGLAEPRRLILDRNASGSVVAHARLPGVDAVFAANDAHAIGFMAGLRNAGLLRDGPASAQPVAVIGLGDLEMGRLISPTLSTISVHGDAIGRTAATLTLERGGERRIDLGFELVLRDSG
- a CDS encoding CHAD domain-containing protein — protein: MRCETAFRLILSDCLEEVATNHPGVQAGDPTALHHTRIALTRLKATIAFYGPMVADTEWTRLRTELKWLSAHLGATRDLDVAIDNSKGSPEEPMFRTARADAFEALKEALQSERYRQWFEGMWDWVGSGPWTARQDRHAAQRRAVPVAAFHAQRLARWHEKLRRKSRGLQGMGKTKRHRVRLASKRLRYAIEFSEGGLPEDVYASWRTVLKHLRKGQQLLGELNDDEVRRELVENADERELQKRRRKAKRRKEHERKRKSQLLRQAAAVYRKIAG